The proteins below are encoded in one region of Nakamurella flava:
- a CDS encoding glycosyltransferase family 4 protein encodes MTAAKTAHTLLIANPSSDVYGSDLQMLETVTAMTEAGWRVVVSTPDDGPLIDLLTGRGAEVIRPRYPVLRRENASVRGMARLIADIMRSLPVLYRTIRQVDPDVVLVNTVTLPWWLLGSRLMGRPTVGYVHEAELGDSRPVKLALNGPLVFAHRLIVISPSSLQAVTETVKRLGERSRMIFNGVPEPTGAVEGVTRREGPRRIAIVGRLSPRKGTDVALDTVGLLRAGGRDVVLEVCGTAFAGYEWFTEQLHERATRPDLAGAVTFSGYVNPVWPVLAEAEVVLAPSLREPFGNAVVEAQLAQRPVVAAAEMGHLVSVQDGETGLLVPAGDAAAAAAAVARLLDDPAEADRIAATARRRALERFSVERYRAEVVELMTEVRSLGRRRRRRR; translated from the coding sequence ATGACCGCCGCCAAGACTGCGCACACCCTGCTGATCGCCAACCCCTCGTCGGACGTCTACGGCTCCGACCTGCAAATGCTCGAGACGGTCACGGCCATGACCGAGGCCGGCTGGCGGGTGGTGGTCAGTACGCCCGATGACGGTCCACTCATCGACCTGCTGACCGGGCGGGGGGCAGAGGTCATCCGCCCCCGGTACCCGGTGCTGCGGCGAGAGAACGCGTCGGTCCGGGGTATGGCGCGCCTGATCGCGGACATCATGCGCTCGCTACCGGTGCTGTACCGCACCATCCGCCAGGTGGACCCCGACGTCGTCCTGGTGAACACGGTGACGCTGCCCTGGTGGCTGCTGGGCTCGCGGCTCATGGGCCGGCCCACCGTCGGCTACGTGCACGAGGCCGAACTGGGTGACAGCCGCCCCGTGAAGCTGGCTCTCAACGGCCCGCTCGTCTTCGCCCACCGCTTGATCGTGATCTCGCCGTCGTCGCTGCAGGCGGTCACGGAGACGGTGAAACGCCTGGGTGAGCGTAGCCGGATGATCTTCAACGGCGTTCCCGAGCCGACCGGGGCGGTGGAGGGCGTGACTCGTCGGGAAGGTCCGCGGCGGATCGCGATCGTCGGTCGCCTGTCCCCGCGCAAGGGGACCGATGTCGCTCTGGACACGGTCGGGCTGCTGCGAGCCGGCGGCCGCGACGTCGTTCTGGAGGTCTGCGGAACGGCTTTCGCCGGGTACGAGTGGTTCACCGAGCAGCTGCACGAGCGGGCCACGCGCCCGGATCTGGCCGGAGCGGTCACCTTCTCCGGGTACGTCAATCCGGTGTGGCCGGTGCTGGCCGAGGCCGAGGTCGTGCTGGCCCCTTCACTGCGGGAACCGTTCGGCAACGCCGTGGTCGAGGCGCAACTGGCGCAGCGACCGGTGGTGGCGGCAGCGGAGATGGGACACCTGGTGTCTGTGCAGGACGGCGAGACCGGGCTCCTCGTCCCGGCCGGCGATGCCGCGGCGGCCGCGGCGGCCGTGGCCCGGTTGCTCGATGACCCGGCCGAGGCCGATCGCATCGCCGCCACCGCCCGGCGGCGGGCCCTGGAGCGCTTCTCGGTCGAGCGATACCGGGCTGAGGTGGTGGAACTGATGACCGAGGTCCGATCGCTCGGCCGCCGGCGGCGCCGCCGTCGCTGA
- a CDS encoding CDP-alcohol phosphatidyltransferase family protein codes for MTTYRQAVEQLSVAQKPGRGAPPYSRWINRRLGRWIAAGAHLAGRTPNQVTMISAALSLAGILIVALVRPQWWTGLVVAALLVLGYAFDAADGQLARLRGGGSAAGEWLDHVVDATKICLLHSAVLISFFRFSDLPHAMLLVPLGYEAVSSVFFFTFILVEKLRKSAGRQAHRGNEAGSGLVQTALAAPTDYGLLCLVFVVFGWTPVFATLYTAMFAAHGLVLLVALARWWRELSAGGHSS; via the coding sequence GTGACCACGTACCGCCAGGCGGTCGAACAACTGAGTGTCGCCCAGAAGCCGGGCCGCGGTGCGCCGCCCTACTCCCGCTGGATCAATCGGCGACTTGGGCGCTGGATCGCGGCGGGGGCCCATCTGGCCGGTCGGACGCCCAACCAGGTGACGATGATCAGCGCGGCCTTGTCGTTGGCCGGCATCCTCATCGTCGCCCTGGTGCGGCCGCAGTGGTGGACGGGGTTGGTGGTCGCCGCACTGCTGGTGCTGGGATACGCGTTCGACGCCGCGGACGGCCAGCTGGCCCGTTTGCGGGGCGGCGGCAGCGCAGCGGGGGAATGGCTCGACCACGTCGTCGACGCGACAAAGATCTGCCTGCTGCATTCCGCCGTGCTGATCAGTTTCTTCCGGTTCAGCGATCTCCCGCACGCCATGCTCCTCGTCCCTTTGGGGTACGAAGCAGTGTCGAGCGTCTTCTTCTTCACCTTCATCCTGGTCGAGAAACTGCGGAAGTCGGCCGGACGGCAGGCGCACCGTGGTAACGAAGCCGGGTCCGGTCTCGTCCAGACGGCGCTCGCGGCCCCCACCGATTACGGGTTGCTGTGTCTGGTGTTCGTCGTCTTCGGCTGGACCCCGGTCTTCGCGACGTTGTACACCGCGATGTTCGCCGCGCACGGCCTCGTCCTGCTGGTGGCGCTGGCCCGCTGGTGGCGCGAGCTCTCGGCCGGCGGTCACTCATCATGA